The Deinococcus cellulosilyticus NBRC 106333 = KACC 11606 genome contains a region encoding:
- a CDS encoding peptidoglycan D,D-transpeptidase FtsI family protein → MNPQRIRSRSRFLVAVSILLFTPLLYRYAQLEFHLPHTPALNAAPLRGRLITEDGSVLAQSLTLPDGSQDRRYPQGRLAGALIGVLGTDEGLSGLERSHQQDLQAGRDVILTLQPWMQASLEAHLDRRARAHLGVSGAGVILETHTGKILAAASWPPLEPARWRDHPRERWKNRPLVDSLEPGSVIKALTVASLLDQGLTHPEERFDTPMTRRVGRHTLHDAVSHPPSLTTREILRYSSNVGMSQLIERVSSEQMHWFLRQVGFGQDTPLDGLYAEDGVLHPWQKWSDIQKANISFGQGFTANTLQVAAAFNVLANDGRYVPPHLVTAERVWDHRQVISPQTSQTMREVLRRVVEDGIQKNAGIHGYGIAGKSSTAQVVVNGRYSSEVYNSLFAGFFPSNHPKVTVVVMVHGAQKDHYGSQLAAPIFRDVAADLMSQWGLPPEAQEGQVAGR, encoded by the coding sequence GTGAATCCGCAACGCATCCGTTCACGCAGCCGCTTTCTGGTGGCGGTCAGCATCCTCTTGTTCACCCCTTTGCTGTACCGCTATGCACAACTGGAATTCCACCTCCCCCACACCCCTGCCCTGAATGCCGCACCTTTGCGGGGGCGCCTGATCACCGAGGATGGCAGCGTCCTCGCCCAGAGCCTGACCCTCCCGGACGGCTCGCAGGACAGGCGGTACCCACAAGGGAGGCTTGCCGGGGCGTTGATCGGGGTGCTGGGCACCGACGAGGGCCTCTCCGGTCTCGAAAGGTCCCACCAGCAGGACCTGCAGGCCGGACGGGACGTGATCCTCACCCTGCAGCCGTGGATGCAGGCCTCCCTGGAAGCCCACCTGGACCGGCGTGCCCGGGCCCACCTCGGGGTGAGTGGGGCCGGGGTGATCCTGGAAACCCACACCGGCAAAATACTCGCGGCGGCCTCGTGGCCCCCTCTTGAGCCTGCCCGCTGGCGCGACCACCCCCGTGAACGCTGGAAGAACCGTCCCTTGGTGGATTCCCTGGAGCCCGGGAGTGTCATCAAGGCCCTCACGGTGGCGTCCCTGCTGGATCAGGGCCTCACCCACCCGGAGGAACGGTTTGACACCCCCATGACCCGCCGGGTGGGACGGCACACCCTGCACGATGCGGTCTCACACCCCCCATCCCTCACCACCCGGGAGATTCTGAGGTACTCCAGCAACGTCGGCATGAGCCAGTTGATTGAGCGCGTCTCCTCCGAGCAGATGCACTGGTTTCTGCGGCAGGTGGGCTTCGGACAGGACACCCCCCTGGACGGGCTTTACGCCGAAGACGGGGTGCTGCACCCCTGGCAGAAGTGGAGCGACATCCAGAAAGCCAACATCAGCTTCGGGCAGGGTTTCACGGCCAACACCTTGCAGGTCGCTGCGGCCTTCAACGTGCTGGCCAACGATGGGCGTTACGTCCCCCCTCACCTGGTGACTGCAGAGCGGGTGTGGGACCACCGGCAGGTGATTTCCCCCCAGACCTCCCAGACCATGCGGGAGGTGCTGCGGCGGGTGGTGGAAGACGGCATCCAGAAGAACGCCGGCATCCACGGGTACGGCATTGCCGGGAAGAGCAGCACCGCGCAGGTGGTGGTGAACGGACGGTACTCCAGTGAGGTGTACAACAGCCTCTTCGCGGGTTTCTTCCCCAGCAACCACCCGAAGGTCACGGTGGTGGTGATGGTGCACGGGGCACAAAAAGACCATTACGGCTCCCAGCTGGCCGCCCCGATCTTCCGGGATGTGGCGGCGGACCTGATGTCCCAATGGGGCCTGCCCCCCGAGGCTCAGGAAGGGCAGGTGGCAGGAAGGTGA
- a CDS encoding SUKH-4 family immunity protein yields MKGFRFTLPSPQPVPEPPASTWVERIQGHYGSKLRPVPLPQLPLEEGTRRFLEHPGLPAPMFGNGPFGVFVLHDPFVRTFRQQTLLVLGQVFTGGQLVVHLQDGHISVLKHNTLLFLNTHLQHFVVFHLLYERLHVHAPLDVRVPFEVQLQIRAERLERQFSEVDRPALTGQHGWRRCLQGVLETSEEA; encoded by the coding sequence GTGAAAGGCTTCAGGTTCACCCTCCCTTCCCCTCAACCGGTGCCTGAGCCTCCTGCAAGCACCTGGGTGGAGCGGATCCAGGGGCATTATGGCAGCAAACTGCGCCCGGTGCCCCTCCCACAACTCCCCCTGGAAGAGGGCACCCGGCGGTTCCTGGAGCACCCTGGACTGCCCGCCCCGATGTTCGGCAATGGTCCTTTCGGGGTGTTCGTGTTGCACGACCCGTTCGTGCGCACCTTCAGACAACAGACGCTCCTGGTGCTCGGTCAGGTGTTCACCGGGGGGCAACTGGTGGTCCACCTGCAAGACGGGCACATCTCGGTGTTGAAACACAACACGTTGCTTTTCCTGAACACCCACCTGCAGCACTTCGTGGTGTTCCACCTGCTGTACGAGAGATTGCACGTTCACGCCCCCCTGGACGTGCGTGTGCCGTTCGAAGTGCAACTGCAGATCCGGGCAGAGCGCCTGGAAAGGCAGTTCTCGGAGGTGGACCGACCCGCCCTCACCGGCCAGCACGGCTGGCGCAGGTGCCTGCAGGGTGTGCTGGAGACCAGTGAGGAAGCCTGA